A genomic region of Eucalyptus grandis isolate ANBG69807.140 chromosome 5, ASM1654582v1, whole genome shotgun sequence contains the following coding sequences:
- the LOC120293780 gene encoding putative B3 domain-containing protein At1g78640 has product MKLVDPFTLELPPTGDVPRSELHTLLPSIGSSSCVSHLHDHERNHKEEGRETSSAAVVVPARVFFPLTPDPTRGYLDTKELSAAPTRPERKSTASLTDDGTPIVDKKAKRCRSQKGKRGASECEAEEERCGDVSTEQVLRYDPYHIKKTLKKSDLGQLSRLLIPRAGVATYVLPCMDEERARRVKSNEGAEVVVWDEDTHSEHQLVFAYWASSGSYVLKGCWMKEFVQRRGLAEGDEIGIHWDPIASKFDFSLLHKAN; this is encoded by the coding sequence ATGAAGCTTGTCGATCCCTTCACCCTGGAATTGCCTCCGACTGGCGACGTCCCGAGAAGCGAGTTACACACGCTGCTGCCGTCGATCGGCTCTTCATCATGCGTTTCTCATCTGCACGACCACGAGAGGAATCACAAAGAAGAGGGCCGAGAAACTTCGTCTGCTGCAGTGGTGGTGCCGGCTCGCGTCTTCTTTCCTCTCACGCCGGATCCAACAAGGGGTTACTTGGACACTAAGGAACTCAGTGCTGCTCCAACCCGACCAGAGCGAAAGTCCACGGCCTCACTCACTGATGACGGAACTCCGATTGTGGATAAGAAGGCGAAGCGCTGTAGAAGCCAGAAGGGAAAGAGAGGGGCCTCAGAATGtgaagcagaggaagagagaTGCGGGGACGTTTCCACGGAGCAGGTGCTGCGCTATGACCCTTATCACATCAAGAAGACGCTTAAGAAGAGCGATCTTGGCCAACTGTCGAGGCTCTTGATCCCGCGGGCGGGCGTGGCGACCTACGTGCTCCCGTGCATGGATGAAGAGAGAGCGAGGCGAGTCAAGAGCAACGAGGGTGCCGAGGTCGTGGTGTGGGACGAAGACACACACTCCGAGCACCAACTGGTGTTTGCTTACTGGGCATCGTCAGGGTCCTACGTCCTGAAGGGGTGTTGGATGAAGGAGTTCGTGCAGCGGAGGGGGTTGGCTGAAGGTGATGAAATCGGGATACATTGGGATCCTATTGCTAGCAAGTTCGATTTCAGCCTTCTTCACAAGGCGAATTAG
- the LOC104430822 gene encoding B3 domain-containing protein At2g33720-like: MKLVDPFTLELPPTGDVPRDELHTLLPSIGSSSCVSHLHDHERNHEEVGRETSSAAVVVPARVFFPLTPDPTRGYLDTKELSAAPTRPERKSTASLTDDGTPIVDKKAKRCRSQKGKRGASECEGEEERCGDVSTELVLRYDPYKIKKTLTKSDLGQLSRLLIPRVGVATYVLPCMDEERARRAKSSEGAEVVVWDADTRSEHQLVFAYWASSGSYVLKGCWMKEFVQRRGLAEGDEIGICWDSIASKFHFSLLRKAN, translated from the coding sequence ATGAAGCTTGTCGATCCCTTCACCCTGGAATTGCCTCCGACTGGCGACGTCCCGAGAGACGAGTTACACACGCTGCTGCCGTCGATCGGCTCTTCGTCATGCGTTTCTCATCTGCACGACCACGAGAGGAATCACGAAGAAGTGGGCCGAGAAACTTCGTCTGCTGCAGTGGTGGTGCCGGCTCGCGTCTTCTTTCCTCTCACGCCGGATCCGACAAGGGGTTACTTGGACACTAAGGAACTCAGTGCCGCTCCAACCCGACCGGAGCGAAAGTCCACGGCCTCACTCACTGATGACGGAACTCCGATTGTGGATAAGAAGGCGAAGCGCTGTAGAAGCCAGAAGGGAAAGAGAGGGGCCTCAGAATgtgaaggagaggaagagagatgcGGGGACGTTTCCACGGAGCTGGTGCTGCGCTATGACCCTTACAAGATCAAGAAGACGCTTACGAAGAGCGATCTTGGCCAACTGTCGAGGCTCTTGATCCCGCGGGTGGGCGTGGCGACCTACGTGCTCCCATGCATGGATGAAGAGAGAGCGAGGCGAGCCAAGAGCAGCGAGGGTGCCGAGGTCGTGGTGTGGGACGCGGACACGCGCTCCGAGCACCAACTGGTGTTTGCTTACTGGGCATCGTCGGGGTCCTACGTCCTGAAGGGTTGTTGGATGAAGGAGTTCGTGCAGCGGAGGGGGTTGGCGGAAGGCGATGAGATCGGGATATGTTGGGATTCTATTGCTAGCAAGTTCCATTTCAGCCTTCTTCGCAAGGCGAATTAG
- the LOC120285946 gene encoding putative B3 domain-containing protein At1g78640: MKTPESSTSDVTRFVCAERKISSDLSTELTLQWDPWKIKKKLTESDLNYSSRLLLLWDCVKTHVFQWMGKEMVDQFEREEGMEVIRRDADTGGEHWLVFHRWKSAGSYVLNYGWTKQFV, from the coding sequence ATGAAAACTCCCGAGTCGTCGACCTCTGACGTAACCCGCTTTGTTTGTgcagagaggaagatatcatcTGACCTCTCCACAGAGTTGACGCTCCAGTGGGACCCGTGgaagatcaagaagaagctAACGGAAAGCGACCTCAATTACTCGTCGCGGCTCCTGCTTCTGTGGGACTGCGTGAAGACTCACGTGTTCCAATGGATGGGAAAGGAGATGGTGGACCAGttcgagagagaggaggggatgGAGGTCATTAGGAGGGACGCGGACACAGGTGGCGAGCACTGGCTTGTGTTCCACCGCTGGAAGTCGGCGGGGTCTTACGTGCTGAACTATGGCTGGACCAAGCAGTTCGTCTAA